CCGCCCCGAGTTCGCCGACGAGGTGCCCGAGCACGCCCCGAACGCCGAGGTCGTCGTCGAGCCCGCGGGCAAGGACACCGGGCCCGCGATCCTGTACGCGACCCACCGCGCACGCGAGGCGGTCGACGGCGAGCGGGAGCCGGTCGTCGTCGTCCTCCCCGCGGACCACCACGTGCCCGACGGCGACGCCTTCGAGGCGACGATGGCCCGCGGCGCGCGCGTCGCCGGCGACACCGGCCGGCTGGTCGCCTTCGGCGTCGAGCCGACCCGGCCCGCCACCGGCTACGGGTACATCGAACCCGGTGCGGATCGCACCACCGAGCACGGCGCGGTTGCCTACCGCGAGCTCGCGGCCTTCCACGAGAAACCGGACGCCGACAGGGCCGCCGAGTACGTCGATTCGGGCTACTACTGGAACGCCGGCATCTTCGCGTGGACGCCCGCGGCGCTGTTCGAGCAGGCGCGGGACACGCCGTTGGCCCCGCTCGTCGCCGAACTCGACGGCGACGACCCGGACCCGGCGGCCGGCTTCGAGGCCGTCTCCCCGGTCAGCATCGACTACGCGGTGATGGAGCGCGCCGACCGGGCGGCGGTCGTCCCGGCGGCGTTCGCGTGGGACGACCTCGGGGCGTGGGACGCGCTCGACCGGGTCCTCGACCCGGACGGCGACGGCAACGTCGTCGCCGGCGACGCCGAGGCGCTCGCGGTCGACGCCGCCGACAACGTCGTCGCCGGCGACGACACGCACGTCTCGCTGGTCGGGGTGGACGGGCTGTGCGTCGTCGCCTACGACGACCGCGTGCTCGTCGTGCCGAAGGCGGACGCTCAGCGCGTCCGCGACGCCGTCGACCGGCTGAAGGAAAGCGGGCAGTTCTGAGGTCGGCGAGCGTGCGACGACGGCGGGTAGCTACGAGTGCAGGCGCCCGCCGTCGACGGGCAGCGCCGCGCCGTTGACGAACGAGGCGCGCTCGGAGGAGAGGAACGCGACCACGTCGCCCAGCTCGCGCGGGTCGCCGATGCGGTCCAGCGGGATGTCGCTGGCCCAGTCGTCGAGTCCCTCCTCGTAGCTGTCGTACTCGCCGCGCGCGAGCGCGTCCTCGACGAGCTCCTCGATGCGGGCGGTCTCGTGGGCACCGGGGAGCACCGCGTTCGCGCGCACGTCGGGGGCCCACTCCCGCGAGACCGTCTTCACGAGCCCGATCACCGCCCGGCGGACGGCGTTCGAGAGCACGAGGCCGTCGATGGCCTCGCGGACCGAGGTGGACGTGATGCACGTGACCGTGCCCGCGTCGCTGTCGGCCAGGTGCGGGCGCGCCTCACGGAGCGTCCAGACGGCGCTCATCACGAGCGTGTCGAAGGCGCCGTACCACTGCTCGTCGGTCGTGTCGTCGAAGGTGCCCGGCGGAACGCCCCCCGCGCTCGTGACGACGTGGTCGAGCCCGCCGAACTCGTCGACGGTCGCCTCGACGAGCGCGGCAACGTCGTCGCGGTCGGTCACGTCGGCCTCGACCGCGAGCACGTCGCCAGGTTCCTCCGCCAACGCGTCTTCGGCCTCGTCGAGTCGCTCCGGCGTTCGCCCGCAGATCACCACGTTCGCGCCCTCGGCCGCCAGCGACGCTGCCGAGGCGAAGCCGAGCCCGCCCGAACTGGCCGTCACTAGCGCCGTGTTCCCGTCGAGTCGCAGATCCATGCCCGCGGGTTCGGCGGTACCGTACAAAAAGCCGCCAGAGACGGCAGGACGTGCGCTTACTCGATGTCGGCCTGCTCGGACCGCCGGACGCGGACGGTTCCGGCGCCGGTGATGCCGACGAGGATCGGGGAGACGACCTCCCGACCCCGGACCGCGTCGCCGGCGTCGTCGCTCACCAGCTTCATCAGGTCCGGCGCGGTGTGGTTCACCTTCACGTCGGCCTCGTCGCAGGCGTCGTACACCCGGTCGGGCACGTCGTAGAGGTCGGTGCCGGCGGCGATCTCGATCCGGACGGGCGCCGACAGCGCCTCCGCGAACGCGACGGTCTCGCGGGCCTTCTCGACGTTGTCGCGGGCGGACGACTCGACGCTCGACACGTTCGCACGCGAGGTTCCCAGCAGGTCGGCGATGTCCGCCTGCCGGACGTTCCGCTCGCGCAGCGCGAGCACCTCCGCCTGCCGGCGGGTGAGGACGCTCCGATCGGCGTCGAAGCCGGCGCGGTCGAGCAGCTCGTCGACGTCGACCGCGTCGAGGCTCCCCTCGTTACTCATGGTAAACGGTGGGTCGGCGGCATACAAAAAGCATAGTACGGACTGTCCAGGCGCGACCCCCGGGGAGAGTCGACGCTACGATCCCCAGAAGTTGTCGCGCGATCCGAGCCGCTCGCCTCGCTTGGCCTCGGTCTCCTCCTCGAACTCGGGGTTCTCGCTCTCGCCGTCGGCGCCCTCCTCGCCCTCCTCGGGCTCGTCGGGGAGCCGCTCGACGACGCGGTTCGCCTTCGCGTGGTTCTGCTTCACCCGGTCGATCCGGACGACCGCCCGCGCGGGCGGCAGCAGGCCGTCGACCATCACGATGAACCCGTCGTCGGTGCGGCCGACGCCGGCGCCGCTCTCGTGGATGTCGTCGACCTCGACGGTGACCTCCTCGCCGGGCTTGACCGGCTGCTGTTTCAGGTCCGAGATGGGCATGTTGTACTCGTTGCACCACTCGGCGCCGCCGCGGTCGCCGTAGTGCTGACAGCCCATTCCCTGGATCCGTTCGGAGAACCGGGGGCAGTCATCCGCAAGTGGACAGTCCGCCATACGGAGTGATACCCTCGGCATCGTCTAAACGCTTCCGTCTGCCCGTGTCGGCCCCGTGTGAGCGACAGCGAACCCGACGGCGACGGGCGGACGAGGGCGACGAGGGGCTTTTGCTCGACCCGTCCGTACCGCGACCGTGAACCGCCGCGCTCCCGAGCTCGCGCTGCTGACCGGGCTCCTCCTCGCCGCGCCCATCGGCGCGTTCGCCCTGTGGGCGACCGGGGACATCTCGCGGTCGCTGCTCACCGGGGTGGGGCTCCTGTACCCCTTCGCGCTGTACGCGATCTATCACGACGACGAGCCGACGACCGTGCTTCCGCCGCGTGCCGTCGCGCTCGCCGGGACGGCGGTCGGGGCCGTGCTCGTCGCGGACGCGACCGTGACCGCGACCGGCGGCGTCGCCGAGGCGACGCTGCGGGGAACCTTCCTGGGACTGCTGGTCGCCGTGCCGGCGTGGGCGTACGCCGTCGGCTACGCTCCCGCCCGATCGCTTCCCGACGGGCGGGCGGTCCTCCTCGCCGGCGCCGTCGGCGGCGCGGCGCTGCTGCTCGCGGGCCTCCTCCTCGGGACGCCGTTCGGCGCGGCGGCCGCGCTGCTGGTGTGGGTGTTCGGCGCGCTCGCCGCCCGATCCGCCGGCCTCGCGGTGACCCCGACCGCCCGGCTCGGCGCCGTCGCCGGCGGCGTCGTCCTCGGCGTCGCCGTCCTGTTCGCCGCGCTGATCGCCGGCTCGGTGTCCCCCGCGGCGGTCCTCTCGGCGCTGGCGCTGGCGCTCGCGCCGGCGGTGTTCTACGGGCTCACGGTCGAGACGGCGTCGTTCGAGTGACGTGTACAGGCGCGTCGCTGTCGACGGTGGCTGACAGGCGGCCCCGCTCGCGGCGTGCCGGAGGACCCGGCGTGAACGCACCGTCGGGCCGCACGCGCTCACGGCTGGCGCCGTTCGCATCGAGGCCTCCCTTTGGTCGGCCTCGCACTCGCTGCCCGGTGCGCATCGGTCGTCAGCGCATCGGCGGGGCTGGTGCCGTGATCTGATTTGAAGCTTCGGCCGGC
This genomic stretch from Halobaculum roseum harbors:
- a CDS encoding mannose-1-phosphate guanylyltransferase → MDRPVVAVILAGGTGSRLYPASRSDRPKQFLALGDPDDDRSLLARTADRTGFADATLVATRPEFADEVPEHAPNAEVVVEPAGKDTGPAILYATHRAREAVDGEREPVVVVLPADHHVPDGDAFEATMARGARVAGDTGRLVAFGVEPTRPATGYGYIEPGADRTTEHGAVAYRELAAFHEKPDADRAAEYVDSGYYWNAGIFAWTPAALFEQARDTPLAPLVAELDGDDPDPAAGFEAVSPVSIDYAVMERADRAAVVPAAFAWDDLGAWDALDRVLDPDGDGNVVAGDAEALAVDAADNVVAGDDTHVSLVGVDGLCVVAYDDRVLVVPKADAQRVRDAVDRLKESGQF
- a CDS encoding SDR family oxidoreductase, translating into MDLRLDGNTALVTASSGGLGFASAASLAAEGANVVICGRTPERLDEAEDALAEEPGDVLAVEADVTDRDDVAALVEATVDEFGGLDHVVTSAGGVPPGTFDDTTDEQWYGAFDTLVMSAVWTLREARPHLADSDAGTVTCITSTSVREAIDGLVLSNAVRRAVIGLVKTVSREWAPDVRANAVLPGAHETARIEELVEDALARGEYDSYEEGLDDWASDIPLDRIGDPRELGDVVAFLSSERASFVNGAALPVDGGRLHS
- a CDS encoding TRAM domain-containing protein, encoding MADCPLADDCPRFSERIQGMGCQHYGDRGGAEWCNEYNMPISDLKQQPVKPGEEVTVEVDDIHESGAGVGRTDDGFIVMVDGLLPPARAVVRIDRVKQNHAKANRVVERLPDEPEEGEEGADGESENPEFEEETEAKRGERLGSRDNFWGS
- a CDS encoding Tfx family DNA-binding protein, which translates into the protein MSNEGSLDAVDVDELLDRAGFDADRSVLTRRQAEVLALRERNVRQADIADLLGTSRANVSSVESSARDNVEKARETVAFAEALSAPVRIEIAAGTDLYDVPDRVYDACDEADVKVNHTAPDLMKLVSDDAGDAVRGREVVSPILVGITGAGTVRVRRSEQADIE